The genomic window GGCCCGGCTGCTGGGCACCTACAACTCGGCCTTCGCGCTGGTCAAGCAGACCGCCATCGCGGTGGGCCCGGCGGTGGGCGTGCTGCTGGTCGGCTCCGGCACCTGGCCGCTCTACCTGGCGGCGATGACCTGCTGCACGCTGCTGATCATCGTCCTGGCGCTGCGGCTGCGCCGGCACCTGACCCCGGTGCAGGACAACGCCGAGGCGCCGGCCCCGGTGATCGTGCCGATCCGCGAGCTGCAGACGGCGGCATGAGAGGGTGACGGGGGAGAGCGCCGTCGGCCAGGGCCGGCGGCACTGATCGGCTAGTCGGGCACGGTGGGGTCATGGCAGATACGGCAGTCACCGAGCGGCCGGCGGCGCAGGCGCCGCCGGCCCGCCCGTCCGTGCTGCTGGAGCTGCGCCGCCGCGCGCCCTGGCTGGGCCGGTACGCCGGCTGGCTGGGGCCGCTCGCGGTGGCGCTCTTCGCCGGGGTGCTGCGGTTCTGGAACCTCGGCTCGCCGAACGCCTTCGTCTTCGACGAGACGTACTACCCCAAGGACGCCTGGTCGCTGCTCCAGCAGGGCTACGAGGGCGTCTGGCCGGCCAACGCCAACGACCAGATCCTCGCCCACCCCCAGGTGATCCCGCTCACCTCGGCCCCCGCCTTCATCGCCCACCCGCCGCTCGGCAAGTGGGTGATGGCGCTGGGCGAGGCCGCCTTCGGGCTGAACCCCTTCGGCTGGCGGGTGATGGTCGCGCTGCTCGGCACCCTGTCGGTGCTGATGCTGGCCAGGATCGGCCGCCGGCTCTTCGGCTCCACCCTGATCGGCTGCACGGCCGCGCTGCTGATGTCGGTGGACGGCCTGCAGTTCGTGATGAGCCGCACCGGGCTGCTCGACGGCGTGCTGATGTTCTTCGTGCTGGCGGCCTTCGGCTGCCTGCTGATCGACCGCGACCGGGTGCGCGCCAGGCTGGCCGAGCCCGGCGTGGACGCCGACCGGGTCGGCCTGGGCCTGCGGCCGTGGCGACTGGCCGCCGGACTGCTGCTGGGTGCGGCCTGCTCGGTGAAGTGGAACGGCGCCCAGATCCTGGCCGCGTTCGGCCTGCTCACCGTGCTCTGGGACCAGGCGGGCCGCCGGGCCGCCGGTGCCCGCTCCCCGCTGCGCAGCATGCTGCGCCGGGACGCGGCGCCCGCCTTCGGCTCGATGGTGGTCGTCGGTGCGCTGACCTACCTGGCCTCCTGGTCCGGCTGGTTCGCCACCTCCGGCGGCTACGACCGGCACTGGGCGGACGGCCGCTCGGGCCTGCTGCCCGCGGCGCTGCGCAGCTGGTGGCACTACCAGTCCGAGATGTGGCGCTTCAACACCACGCTGACCACCCCGCACACCTACCAGTCCAACCCGTGGAGCTGGCTGGTCCAGGGCCGTCCGGTGAGCATGTACTGGCAGCCGGTGCCGACCGGCCAGCAGGGCTGCACCTCCTCGG from Kitasatospora sp. NBC_01250 includes these protein-coding regions:
- a CDS encoding dolichyl-phosphate-mannose--protein mannosyltransferase — encoded protein: MADTAVTERPAAQAPPARPSVLLELRRRAPWLGRYAGWLGPLAVALFAGVLRFWNLGSPNAFVFDETYYPKDAWSLLQQGYEGVWPANANDQILAHPQVIPLTSAPAFIAHPPLGKWVMALGEAAFGLNPFGWRVMVALLGTLSVLMLARIGRRLFGSTLIGCTAALLMSVDGLQFVMSRTGLLDGVLMFFVLAAFGCLLIDRDRVRARLAEPGVDADRVGLGLRPWRLAAGLLLGAACSVKWNGAQILAAFGLLTVLWDQAGRRAAGARSPLRSMLRRDAAPAFGSMVVVGALTYLASWSGWFATSGGYDRHWADGRSGLLPAALRSWWHYQSEMWRFNTTLTTPHTYQSNPWSWLVQGRPVSMYWQPVPTGQQGCTSSGGCTTQILALGTPLLWWTACFALAYLLYRWFFRRDWRSGAVLCGVAATYLPWFEFQQRTIFSFYMVVLVPFLCLAVAQMLGAMVGPAGVTPARRAVGSVAAGGIVLAVMGCFLYFLPLYTAQVIPMSVWQDHMWFTSWI